CAGACGGCAACATTCTGCCTCTCCCTGTTCTTACAGTGGAAAAACGAACAGTAAAAGGTTCAGAAATGGCAATTGTCACAGTCATGCCATCTGATATGCCCCCGGTAAAATACGAAGGAAGAATCTGGATACGAACAGGACCTCGTCGTTCAATCGCTAATGAACAGGAAGAACGAATCCTGATTGAAAAAAGAAGATACAAAAATCTGCCTTTTGATATTTACCCCGTTCCATCGGCAAAAATATCTGATCTATCTAAGACAATTTTTGAAAATGAATATCTTCCTTCAGCTTTTGCAACTGATGTGCTGGAAGAGAACAACCGAACCTACGAGGAACGGTTAGCATCATGCAAAATGATCGTCTCTCCGGATGACACAACCCCTACGGTACTTGGACTTTTATCAATAGGGAAGACCCCGCAGGATTTTATACCAGGCTCCTTTGTTCAATTTTTACGAATTGATGGAAGCGAGTTGGCCGACCCGGTGATTGATGAAGAAAACATTGGGGGTGGCTTTGTCGAGATGCTACGCCGTACTGAGGAAAAATTAAAGGCTCATAATCGGACTGCAGTTGACATAACTTCAACGGCAACACATCAGGTTGACACGCCATATCCTCCGGCGGCAATTCAACAGATTTTTTACAACGCCGTACTCCATCGGACCTATGAAGGTACAAATGCTCCTGTACGAGTGTACTGGTTTAATGATCGTATCGAAATCAACAGCCCCGGCGGCCCTTATGGCAATGTAACCAACGAAAATTTCGGCAAACCTGGAATTACAGACTATCGCAATCCCAACATTGGCGACGTTTTGAAGACCTTCGGATTTATTCAGGCATTTGGAAGAGGCATTGCCACAGCACGAAAAGAGATGGAAAAGAACGGCAACCCAAATCTTGATTTTGAAACCAACCAAAGTGTAGTCGTCTGCACACTAAGAGGAAAGCCATGAATCAGCCGGTGTTGACATTTTTCAATAACAAGGGCGGTGTGGGAAAAACTTCTCTCATATATCATTTGGCTTGGATGTACGCCAGCCTTCGCAAACGGGTTGTGATTGTCGATCTTGATCCGCAGGCCAATCTGACCGCCGCGTTTTTGGACGAAGAGAAGATTGAAGAGATATGGGGCAGCCAGGATATCGGTTCAACAATATATCAGTGTGTCAAACCACTTACCGCTGTTGGCGATATTGCAGAGCCGATTCTGCAAAATATCGCCACAGATCTATATCTCATTCCAGGAGATGTCAACCTGTCCGGTTATGAAGATGCACTATCAAACGAGTGGCCCAACAGCATGGGAGATAATAATTTGTACCGCCCCATGCGCATCTTAAGTTCTTTTTGGCAAGTTATGAAAATGGCTGCCGTGAAAGTACAGGCAGATATTATTCTGGTTGATATTGGCCCGAATCTGGGAGCCATCAACCGATCTGTTCTCATAGCGACTGATTATGTAGTGATACCCCTCGGTGCAGATTTATTCTCCCTGCAAGGTTTAAAAAACCTTGGCCCTACCTTGAGAAGTTGGAAAAATCTGTGGCAAAAAAGGTTGGGAAACTGGAAGGATAGTGCGGAAATAAGCAACCATTTAACTTTCCAACTCCCACAGGGGAAGATGCAGGCCATCGGCTATCTCTGTCAGCAGCACAGCGTAAGGCTTGACCGGCCAGTAAAGGCCTATGACAAATGGGTCAACCGCATCCCGAACGTCTATCGGGAAGCAGTGCTTAACCAGGCACAGGCGGCAACTGTTAAACAAAATGAAGATCCATACTGCCTGGCCACGATCAAACATTATCGCAGTCTTATCCCAATGGCCCAAGAACACCGCAAACCAATTTTCAACCTGACTTCGGCTGACGGCGCCATTGGCAGTCATGCCAATGCGGTCCAGGATGCAAAAAAAGACTTTAAGGAACTTGCAAAAAAAATTGCGAAAGGAATAGGTATGCAGATATGAAGCAGGAAAAACTATGTCTTTAATTCAACTTGAAAACGTTTTTAAAACATACAACCAGGGCTTAGCTAACGAAGTCACGGCCTTACACGATATCACTTTAAGTTTTGAAGAAAACTCTGTGAGTTGCCTGAAAGGGGCCAGTGGCTCGGGAAAGAGCACTCTTTTGTCAATTATTGGTTGTGTGTTTCCGCCAACGAAGGGACGAGCTGTTATCTCTGGCAAACAACTTTCGCGGTTACCGGATCGATTTTTAACCTTGCATCGACGTCAAACAATTGGCTTTATATTTCAGCAGTTTAATATCCTTCCTGACTTGAAAGTGATAGAAAATGTTGAACTCCCCCTTCTTCCACTTGGTGTTCCTCCCAAAAAAAGAAATGAAAAAGCAATGCAGCTTTTAGAGCTTTTGAATATCTCTCACCGTGCTAATTTCACGGCACGACAGATATCTGGAGGGGAGTTGCAGCGTGTTGCTATTGCTCGAGCCTTAGTTAATGATCCTCCTGTTATTCTGGCAGATGAACCTACTGCACATTTAGATCGCCAATTAAGTTATAAGTTTATGGAGATCATGGGAGACTTAAAAAAGATAGGTAAAACAGTTATTTTAACCTCACATGACCCATTAGTGTACGAACATCCCTTAATTGATTCTACTATTGTTGTTGAAGACGGGCGTCTACATGTTACTTAGCCCCTGGAGTATTGCTCTTAGTTTATTGTCTGCGCTTGTTATCGCCTTAAGCTTGCTGGCTGGTATAACCGCAATAAAGGTTATACGTTTCTGGGATTTGTCCAGTGACTCCAATAGGCAGATTCGACTTGAAAATGAAACATGGCTGGCCTCAACACTTGTTCAGTATGCCCTTGCATTTCAAATAATCTCCTTACTACTGTTCGTTCTGGCGGCAGATCAGTTTAGTCAGGTTATTGCAGGCGCTATGTGCGCAACCGGCTCTTTCACGGCTAATGTTTATGGTCTGCCTGCTCTTGCCGTTAAACTTGTCGGACTGTTCCTCTATGGGTTCTGGATTGTCTTAAATCAATTTGATATCTCTTCTGAAAACTACCCACTATTAAAACAAAAATATATTTTTCTCCTAGCTCTTCTTCCGATTTTGATACTCGACGTCTGCCTGCAAACGCTCTACATATTGAAGCTTGAGCCGGATATAATTACCTCGTGCTGTGCTGTAGTTTTTGGTGAAAGTAGCCAGTCATCATCAAATTTGCTTGGAGTTTTCTCACAACCGACACTGTTGACACTGTTTTATGGTGCTGCCACTTTGATTCTAACACTAAACTATTTATGGTATAGGTGTAATCGTATGTTTTTAGTTCATGCCAATGCCGCAGTTTGGATTGTGTTTTTGCCGATCGCATTTGTTGCCATTACGACTGTGTTTTCTTCGTACGTTTACGCAATGCCATACCACCGCTGCCCATTTTGTATAATAAAAAAAGAGTACTATTACATCGGACTGTTTCAGTATATAACCCTACTTGGCAGTGTTTTTTTTGGAGTCTGCGTTGCACCGATCTCAATGATTGTTAAAAACGATGACCTTCAGCAATATCTGAAACAGTTTATCCGGTTTTCGGTGTATCTTTCATCAATACTATTAGTGATGTTTATCGCCTTAACGTCCTATCATCTAATTCTTTATCGATTTGCAGGCGGCGAGAGCTGACCTCTTGCCCGAAAGAAATATAGTTTTTCTTGAGTTTACCTTTGTGAACGATGTAAAATAAACTATTGAATCTATCCGTACTGACAATATTTTGACATGGAATGACACATGAAAACATTAACTATCAGACTCATCGCCATTTTGATTTGCCTCTTTCTGGTCAGCTGCCAACCTACAAAAGTTGATATGTTACAGCGAGTCTGCCAGCAGGAATTGCAGGGCAGTGAGACCCAAAATCAAACAACCGTTAACAGTAAAGTTGAACTGCTCAGCACACGAATTAACGATGGTCAACACAAGCAGAAGGTCGATAATCTTATACTTTTAGTTGACGACTCTCTGCGTCTTTTGGAGTGTCAAGGGCCGCAGCGGATCAGACAAAGGGCTTTTAACCTTGTTGACAGGATCAACGCTTCACTTGTTG
This genomic interval from Desulfobulbaceae bacterium contains the following:
- a CDS encoding putative DNA binding domain-containing protein; this translates as MKRLTDTELEALLNDTESDRAERKESFKGDTPKKARQAVCAFSNDLPCHNDVGVLFIGAKDNGEPSVLQVTDQLLLSLADMKTDGNILPLPVLTVEKRTVKGSEMAIVTVMPSDMPPVKYEGRIWIRTGPRRSIANEQEERILIEKRRYKNLPFDIYPVPSAKISDLSKTIFENEYLPSAFATDVLEENNRTYEERLASCKMIVSPDDTTPTVLGLLSIGKTPQDFIPGSFVQFLRIDGSELADPVIDEENIGGGFVEMLRRTEEKLKAHNRTAVDITSTATHQVDTPYPPAAIQQIFYNAVLHRTYEGTNAPVRVYWFNDRIEINSPGGPYGNVTNENFGKPGITDYRNPNIGDVLKTFGFIQAFGRGIATARKEMEKNGNPNLDFETNQSVVVCTLRGKP
- a CDS encoding AAA family ATPase; protein product: MNQPVLTFFNNKGGVGKTSLIYHLAWMYASLRKRVVIVDLDPQANLTAAFLDEEKIEEIWGSQDIGSTIYQCVKPLTAVGDIAEPILQNIATDLYLIPGDVNLSGYEDALSNEWPNSMGDNNLYRPMRILSSFWQVMKMAAVKVQADIILVDIGPNLGAINRSVLIATDYVVIPLGADLFSLQGLKNLGPTLRSWKNLWQKRLGNWKDSAEISNHLTFQLPQGKMQAIGYLCQQHSVRLDRPVKAYDKWVNRIPNVYREAVLNQAQAATVKQNEDPYCLATIKHYRSLIPMAQEHRKPIFNLTSADGAIGSHANAVQDAKKDFKELAKKIAKGIGMQI
- a CDS encoding ABC transporter ATP-binding protein, with the translated sequence MSLIQLENVFKTYNQGLANEVTALHDITLSFEENSVSCLKGASGSGKSTLLSIIGCVFPPTKGRAVISGKQLSRLPDRFLTLHRRQTIGFIFQQFNILPDLKVIENVELPLLPLGVPPKKRNEKAMQLLELLNISHRANFTARQISGGELQRVAIARALVNDPPVILADEPTAHLDRQLSYKFMEIMGDLKKIGKTVILTSHDPLVYEHPLIDSTIVVEDGRLHVT